Proteins encoded in a region of the Methyloterricola oryzae genome:
- a CDS encoding cytochrome ubiquinol oxidase subunit I, with product MSGDDVVNLSRLQFGLTALYHFLFVPLTLGMTFVLAIMESVYVMTGREVYKDMTKFWGKLFGINFAMGVTTGLTLEFQFGTNWAYYSHYVGDIFGPILASEGWMAFFLESTFVGLFFFGWDRLTKVQHLTVTWMLALGTSMSALWILIANGWMQHPVGATFNYETLRMEMASFADVFFNPVAQVKFVHTVAAGYVTGSMFVLGISSWYLLNKRDIGFARRSFSIASAFGLASVLSVIVLGDESGYTSGETQKIKLAAIEAEWETHPPPAGFTLVGFPDQEAERTDFAIKIPYVLGLIATRSIDEDVRGIKDLRKDSAKRIRNGMLAYADLQKMRGGDKSPETLGSFEAHKADLGYGLLLKKYTDKVVDADEATIAKAANDTIPRVAPLFWTFRIMVACGFTMLFVFAMAFYFCATRVADQKPWLMRMAVWCIPLPWIAAETGWFVAEYGRQPWTISGVLPTHMSVSNIATDQLWFSIGGFVFFYTLLLFIELYLMIKYVRLGPSSLHTGRYHFERQPSVRPAPSHA from the coding sequence ATTTCGGGAGACGATGTCGTCAATCTGTCGCGGCTGCAGTTCGGCCTGACAGCCCTCTACCATTTTCTATTCGTGCCCCTGACCCTGGGCATGACCTTCGTGCTGGCCATCATGGAATCGGTCTATGTGATGACCGGGCGCGAGGTCTACAAGGACATGACCAAATTCTGGGGCAAGCTGTTCGGCATCAATTTCGCCATGGGTGTGACCACCGGACTCACCCTGGAGTTCCAGTTCGGCACCAACTGGGCCTATTACTCCCATTACGTGGGCGACATCTTCGGACCCATCCTGGCCAGCGAGGGCTGGATGGCGTTTTTCCTGGAATCCACCTTCGTCGGCCTGTTCTTCTTTGGCTGGGACCGGCTGACCAAGGTGCAACACCTGACGGTTACCTGGATGCTTGCGCTGGGAACCAGCATGTCGGCGCTGTGGATACTCATCGCCAACGGCTGGATGCAGCATCCGGTCGGCGCAACCTTCAATTACGAAACTTTGCGCATGGAAATGGCGAGCTTCGCCGATGTCTTCTTCAACCCCGTCGCCCAGGTCAAGTTTGTGCATACCGTGGCCGCAGGCTATGTGACCGGCTCCATGTTCGTGCTGGGCATCAGTTCCTGGTACCTGCTCAACAAGCGTGACATCGGCTTCGCACGGCGTTCCTTTTCCATCGCCTCCGCCTTCGGCCTCGCGTCCGTACTCTCGGTGATCGTGCTGGGCGACGAAAGCGGATACACCTCCGGCGAAACGCAGAAGATCAAGCTGGCGGCCATCGAGGCTGAATGGGAAACCCATCCGCCACCGGCCGGCTTCACCCTGGTCGGGTTTCCGGACCAGGAGGCCGAGCGCACCGACTTTGCCATCAAGATTCCCTACGTCCTGGGCCTGATAGCCACCCGCTCCATCGACGAGGATGTGAGGGGCATCAAAGATCTGCGCAAGGACAGCGCGAAGCGAATCCGCAACGGCATGCTGGCCTACGCCGACCTGCAGAAGATGCGCGGGGGCGACAAGAGCCCCGAAACCCTGGGTAGTTTCGAGGCGCACAAGGCGGATCTGGGCTACGGCCTGCTGCTGAAGAAGTACACCGACAAGGTGGTGGATGCGGATGAGGCCACCATCGCCAAGGCGGCCAATGACACGATTCCCCGGGTGGCTCCGCTTTTCTGGACCTTCCGCATCATGGTCGCCTGCGGCTTCACCATGCTGTTCGTGTTCGCCATGGCCTTCTATTTCTGCGCGACCCGGGTGGCCGATCAGAAGCCCTGGCTGATGCGCATGGCGGTATGGTGCATCCCGCTGCCCTGGATCGCCGCGGAGACCGGTTGGTTCGTTGCGGAATACGGCCGCCAGCCCTGGACTATTTCCGGCGTGCTGCCCACCCACATGAGCGTGTCCAACATCGCGACCGACCAGTTGTGGTTCAGCATTGGCGGGTTCGTGTTCTTCTACACGTTGCTGCTGTTCATCGAGTTGTACCTGATGATCAAGTATGTGCGCCTGGGGCCCAGCAGTCTGCACACGGGACGCTACCACTTCGAGCGGCAGCCGTCGGTGCGGCCGGCCCCGTCCCACGCGTGA